A single genomic interval of Gossypium raimondii isolate GPD5lz chromosome 11, ASM2569854v1, whole genome shotgun sequence harbors:
- the LOC105788086 gene encoding coatomer subunit delta isoform X1 has product MVVLAASIVSKSGKVLLSRQFVDMTRIRIEGLLAAFPKLVGTGKQHTYFETENVRYVYQPIEALYLLLVTNKQSNILEDLETLRLLSKLVTEYSYSLDEEGIGKTAFELIFAFDEVICLGHKENVTVTQVKQYCEMESHEEKLHKLVLQSKINETKDVMKRKASEIDKSKIDKNRSDKGGFMSMGSGRIETSFSEMSISSSGSGFGSGSGFGGITTDLDAFSTKPKGRQPSAATAPPKGFGMQLGKSQKTNQFLESLKAEGELIVEDLQPKVGQSRVAAAPPTDPITLTAEEKLNVTLKRDGGISNFDVQGTLSLQILNQEDGLIQVQIETGGNPGILFKTHPNMNKELFSNENILGLKDPNRPFPTGPAGDAAGVGLLKWRMQSADESMVPLSINCWPSVSGNETYVSIEYEASAMFDLRNVVISVPLPALREAPNVRQIDGEWRYDSRNSILEWSILLIDNSNRSGSMEFVVPPADSSVFFPISVRFSATSLYSDLKVVNIIPLRGGATPKFSQRTNLSTENYQVV; this is encoded by the exons ATG gTTGTACTTGCGGCTTCAATTGTAAGCAAGTCTGGAAAAG TGCTTCTCTCCAGGCAGTTTGTGGACATGACTCGCATAAGAATTGAAGGTCTTCTTGCTGCTTTTCCTAAATTGGTGGGAACAGGAAAGCAACACACATATTTTGAGACTGAGAATGTGCGATATGTTTATCAACCAATAGAAGCTCTTTATTTGCTTCTTGTAACAAACAAACAGAGCAACATTCTTGAAGATTTGGAGACTTTAAGACTGCTCTCCAAGCTG GTAACTGAGTATTCTTACTCTCTAGATGAGGAGGGTATTGGCAAGACTGCTTTTGAACTGATCTTTGCTTTTGATGAAGTCATTTGTCTTGGGCACAAGGAAAATGTGACTGTCACACAGGTTAAGCAATACTGTGAAATGGAGAGTCATGAAGAGAAGTTGCACAAGCTGGTATTGCAGAGCAAGATTAATGAAACTAAGGATGTCATGAAGCGTAAAGCTAGTGAGATTGACAAGAGCAAG ATTGATAAGAATAGATCTGACAAAGGAGGGTTCATGTCAATGGGATCTGGAAGAATAGAAACTAGCTTTAGTGAAATGAGTATTTCTAGCAGCGGAAGCGGCTTTGGAAGTGGTTCTGGGTTTGGTGGCATTACCACTGATCTCGATGCCTTCTCTACTAAGCCTAAAG GTCGTCAACCTTCAGCTGCAACTGCTCCTCCCAAAGGTTTTGGCATGCAGCTTGGTAAATCACAAAAAACAAACCAGTTCCTGGAATCGCTGAAAGCAGAAGGCGAACTGATAGTTGAAGATCTGCAGCCAAAGGTAGGCCAGTCCAGAGTGGCTGCAGCTCCACCTACGGATCCCATTACTTTGACTGCTGAAGAGAAACTCAACGTTACACTGAAAAGAGATGGTGGAATCAGTAACTTTGATGTTCAGGGGACCTTGTCACTTCAAATTCTTAACCAGGAAGACGGACTCATCCAAGTTCAG ATTGAAACTGGGGGTAATCCTGGAATTCTTTTCAAGACACACCCCAACATGAACAAGGAATTGTTTTCCAATGAGAACATTCTGGGGTTGAAGGACCCTAATAGGCCTTTCCCCACTGGTCCAGCTGGGGATGCAGCTGGTGTTGGTCTTTTGAAGTGGAGAATGCAAAGTGCAGATGAGTCAATGGTGCCATTGTCCA TCAACTGCTGGCCTTCAGTTTCTGGAAATGAAACTTATGTAAGCATTGAGTATGAAGCTTCAGCCATGTTTGATCTGCGAAACGTTGTGATCTCTGTACCTCTTCCAGCTCTTCGGGAGGCACCAAATGTCAGGCAGATTGATGGTGAATGGAG GTATGACTCCAGAAATTCCATCTTAGAATGGTCCATACTTCTGATTGATAACTCTAACCGCAG TGGATCTATGGAGTTTGTGGTGCCTCCAGCGGACTCATCAGTGTTCTTCCCAATATCTGTTAGATTTTCAGCCACTAGTTTATACAGTGACCTGAAG GTTGTGAACATTATTCCCCTGAGAGGTGGAGCGACTCCCAAGTTCTCGCAGAGGACAAATTTGAGTACAGAGAATTACCAAGTTGTGTGA
- the LOC105788086 gene encoding coatomer subunit delta isoform X2 — protein MTRIRIEGLLAAFPKLVGTGKQHTYFETENVRYVYQPIEALYLLLVTNKQSNILEDLETLRLLSKLVTEYSYSLDEEGIGKTAFELIFAFDEVICLGHKENVTVTQVKQYCEMESHEEKLHKLVLQSKINETKDVMKRKASEIDKSKIDKNRSDKGGFMSMGSGRIETSFSEMSISSSGSGFGSGSGFGGITTDLDAFSTKPKGRQPSAATAPPKGFGMQLGKSQKTNQFLESLKAEGELIVEDLQPKVGQSRVAAAPPTDPITLTAEEKLNVTLKRDGGISNFDVQGTLSLQILNQEDGLIQVQIETGGNPGILFKTHPNMNKELFSNENILGLKDPNRPFPTGPAGDAAGVGLLKWRMQSADESMVPLSINCWPSVSGNETYVSIEYEASAMFDLRNVVISVPLPALREAPNVRQIDGEWRYDSRNSILEWSILLIDNSNRSGSMEFVVPPADSSVFFPISVRFSATSLYSDLKVVNIIPLRGGATPKFSQRTNLSTENYQVV, from the exons ATGACTCGCATAAGAATTGAAGGTCTTCTTGCTGCTTTTCCTAAATTGGTGGGAACAGGAAAGCAACACACATATTTTGAGACTGAGAATGTGCGATATGTTTATCAACCAATAGAAGCTCTTTATTTGCTTCTTGTAACAAACAAACAGAGCAACATTCTTGAAGATTTGGAGACTTTAAGACTGCTCTCCAAGCTG GTAACTGAGTATTCTTACTCTCTAGATGAGGAGGGTATTGGCAAGACTGCTTTTGAACTGATCTTTGCTTTTGATGAAGTCATTTGTCTTGGGCACAAGGAAAATGTGACTGTCACACAGGTTAAGCAATACTGTGAAATGGAGAGTCATGAAGAGAAGTTGCACAAGCTGGTATTGCAGAGCAAGATTAATGAAACTAAGGATGTCATGAAGCGTAAAGCTAGTGAGATTGACAAGAGCAAG ATTGATAAGAATAGATCTGACAAAGGAGGGTTCATGTCAATGGGATCTGGAAGAATAGAAACTAGCTTTAGTGAAATGAGTATTTCTAGCAGCGGAAGCGGCTTTGGAAGTGGTTCTGGGTTTGGTGGCATTACCACTGATCTCGATGCCTTCTCTACTAAGCCTAAAG GTCGTCAACCTTCAGCTGCAACTGCTCCTCCCAAAGGTTTTGGCATGCAGCTTGGTAAATCACAAAAAACAAACCAGTTCCTGGAATCGCTGAAAGCAGAAGGCGAACTGATAGTTGAAGATCTGCAGCCAAAGGTAGGCCAGTCCAGAGTGGCTGCAGCTCCACCTACGGATCCCATTACTTTGACTGCTGAAGAGAAACTCAACGTTACACTGAAAAGAGATGGTGGAATCAGTAACTTTGATGTTCAGGGGACCTTGTCACTTCAAATTCTTAACCAGGAAGACGGACTCATCCAAGTTCAG ATTGAAACTGGGGGTAATCCTGGAATTCTTTTCAAGACACACCCCAACATGAACAAGGAATTGTTTTCCAATGAGAACATTCTGGGGTTGAAGGACCCTAATAGGCCTTTCCCCACTGGTCCAGCTGGGGATGCAGCTGGTGTTGGTCTTTTGAAGTGGAGAATGCAAAGTGCAGATGAGTCAATGGTGCCATTGTCCA TCAACTGCTGGCCTTCAGTTTCTGGAAATGAAACTTATGTAAGCATTGAGTATGAAGCTTCAGCCATGTTTGATCTGCGAAACGTTGTGATCTCTGTACCTCTTCCAGCTCTTCGGGAGGCACCAAATGTCAGGCAGATTGATGGTGAATGGAG GTATGACTCCAGAAATTCCATCTTAGAATGGTCCATACTTCTGATTGATAACTCTAACCGCAG TGGATCTATGGAGTTTGTGGTGCCTCCAGCGGACTCATCAGTGTTCTTCCCAATATCTGTTAGATTTTCAGCCACTAGTTTATACAGTGACCTGAAG GTTGTGAACATTATTCCCCTGAGAGGTGGAGCGACTCCCAAGTTCTCGCAGAGGACAAATTTGAGTACAGAGAATTACCAAGTTGTGTGA